The following proteins come from a genomic window of Prionailurus viverrinus isolate Anna chromosome D1, UM_Priviv_1.0, whole genome shotgun sequence:
- the MPZL2 gene encoding myelin protein zero-like protein 2 isoform X1: MYGKSTSCAGLLLLGVQLTALWPIAAVEIYTSQVLEAVNGTDVRLKCTFSSFAPVGDALTVTWNFRPRDGGPEQFVFYYHVDPFKPMSGRFKDRVVWDGNPERYDVSIILWKLQFDDNGTYTCQVKNPPDVDGLIGEIRLSVVHTVRFSEIYFLALAIGSACALMVIIVIVVVLVQHFRKKRWAERAHKVVEIKSKEEERLNQDKKVSVYLEDAD; the protein is encoded by the exons ATGTATGGCAAGAGCACTTCGTGTGCTGGGCTGCTTCTCCTTGGCGTGCAGCTCACAG CCCTTTGGCCTATAGCAGCTGTGGAAATTTACACCTCCCAAGTGCTGGAGGCTGTCAACGGGACAGATGTTCGGTTAAAATGCACTTTCTCCAGCTTTGCCCCCGTGGGTGATGCGCTAACAGTGACCTGGAACTTCCGTCCTCGAGATGGGGGCCCCGAGCAGTTT GTATTCTACTACCATGTGGATCCCTTCAAACCCATGAGTGGGCGTTTCAAGGATCGAGTGGTCTGGGACGGGAACCCTGAGCGGTACGACGTCTCCATCATCCTCTGGAAGCTGCAGTTTGACGACAATGGGACATACACCTGCCAGGTGAAGAACCCACCTGACGTTGATGGGCTGATAGGGGAGATTCGGCTGAGCGTCGTGCACACTG TACGCTTCTCTGAGATCTACTTCCTGGCTCTGGCCATTGGCTCTGCCTGTGCCCTGATGGTCATAATAGTAATCGTGGTGGTCCTCGTCCAGCATTTCCGGAAAAAGCGATGGGCCGAAAGAGCTCATAAAGTGGTGGAGATAAAATC aaaagaagaggaaaggctCAACCAAGATAAAAAGGTCTCTGTTTATTTAGAAGACGCAGACTGA
- the MPZL2 gene encoding myelin protein zero-like protein 2 isoform X2, with protein sequence MYGKSTSCAGLLLLGVQLTALWPIAAVEIYTSQVLEAVNGTDVRLKCTFSSFAPVGDALTVTWNFRPRDGGPEQFVFYYHVDPFKPMSGRFKDRVVWDGNPERYDVSIILWKLQFDDNGTYTCQVKNPPDVDGLIGEIRLSVVHTVRFSEIYFLALAIGSACALMVIIVIVVVLVQHFRKKRWAERAHKVVEIKSNFIRFSHHYLFSTSTCP encoded by the exons ATGTATGGCAAGAGCACTTCGTGTGCTGGGCTGCTTCTCCTTGGCGTGCAGCTCACAG CCCTTTGGCCTATAGCAGCTGTGGAAATTTACACCTCCCAAGTGCTGGAGGCTGTCAACGGGACAGATGTTCGGTTAAAATGCACTTTCTCCAGCTTTGCCCCCGTGGGTGATGCGCTAACAGTGACCTGGAACTTCCGTCCTCGAGATGGGGGCCCCGAGCAGTTT GTATTCTACTACCATGTGGATCCCTTCAAACCCATGAGTGGGCGTTTCAAGGATCGAGTGGTCTGGGACGGGAACCCTGAGCGGTACGACGTCTCCATCATCCTCTGGAAGCTGCAGTTTGACGACAATGGGACATACACCTGCCAGGTGAAGAACCCACCTGACGTTGATGGGCTGATAGGGGAGATTCGGCTGAGCGTCGTGCACACTG TACGCTTCTCTGAGATCTACTTCCTGGCTCTGGCCATTGGCTCTGCCTGTGCCCTGATGGTCATAATAGTAATCGTGGTGGTCCTCGTCCAGCATTTCCGGAAAAAGCGATGGGCCGAAAGAGCTCATAAAGTGGTGGAGATAAAATC GAACTTCATACGTTTTAGCCATCACTATTTATTTTCCACTTCCACCTGCCCCTGA